The following proteins are co-located in the Silene latifolia isolate original U9 population chromosome 1, ASM4854445v1, whole genome shotgun sequence genome:
- the LOC141590509 gene encoding putative F-box/kelch-repeat protein At3g17540, with the protein MEMMSKKKTKTSIKYLPLEIWTLILARMPGKTLLRFRSVCKPWCSIIDDPDFVYLHLPLSNMNNNTKNKLFVAFDIARWTCRKGNLMTIRRADNLKKTGHNLMSSSGTDDFPKSVNGLSCNGLILMWQIIDNKKKLRLWNPSIRKTLLIPPCPIPSHLHNKTEFVFGFAPSTKEHKILAITFDENPNTQPKDMFFAVYTLSDQRWSVRNNGFNVERSCFEHIFWSISRRSDTIFCQGAVHSMAYNLYGDNKKYLVSLDFDSEKFTFLELPDSSDDKSYTRMFLFILGESLAVLSISQKYTRIWVLEHDDGGNKVWWSLWFSGGSTRDGHDLFMRANPYSRVFYYDSSDYGGCLIIGKNCYCIASGQVKERGKSMRSDIRLETYLESLVLLHK; encoded by the coding sequence ATGGAGATGATGAGCAAAAAGAAGACGAAAACTTCAATCAAGTACTTACCCTTAGAAATATGGACTCTGATTTTGGCAAGAATGCCGGGTAAAACCCTGTTAAGATTTAGGTCCGTCTGTAAACCTTGGTGCTCTATTATTGATGACCCCGATTTTGTTTACTTGCATCTCCCACTCTCCAACATGAATAACAAtactaaaaataaattatttgTAGCCTTTGATATTGCGAGATGGACCTGTCGAAAAGGAAATTTGATGACAATTCGTAGAGCTGATAATCTCAAGAAAACCGGTCACAATTTAATGAGTTCATCAGGAACTGACGATTTTCCAAAGAGTGTTAATGGGTTGAGTTGTAATGGATTAATTTTAATGTGGCAAATTATTGATAATAAGAAAAAATTGAGATTGTGGAACCCTAGTATTAGAAAAACATTGCTAATTCCTCCCTGCCCAATTCCTTCCCATTTGCATAATAAGACTGAATTTGTGTTTGGATTCGCTCCGTCGACTAAGGAGCATAAAATCCTCGCTATCACATTTGATGAAAACCCGAATACTCAGCCAAAAGATATGTTTTTTGCGGTTTATACACTCAGTGATCAACGATGGTCAGTTAGAAATAATGGCTTCAATGTCGAGAGATCGTGCTTTGAGCatatattttggtcaatttcacGTCGGTCAGATACTATTTTCTGTCAAGGGGCGGTACACTCTATGGCATATAATTTATACGGGGATAATAAAAAGTATCTTGTTTCTCTTGACTTTGATTCGGAAAAGTTCACCTTTTTGGAGCTTCCAGATTCCTCCgacgacaaaagttatacaaggaTGTTTCTATTTATTCTTGGGGAATCGTTAGCAGTTTTAAGTATTTCTCAAAAATATACCAGAATATGGGTGCTTGAACATGACGACGGTGGAAACAAGGTGTGGTGGAGTCTATGGTTTTCAGGAGGTTCAACTCGTGATGGACATGATTTATTCATGAGGGCGAACCCGTATTCCAGGGTATTCTATTACGACAGTAGTGATTATGGTGGTTGTTTGATTATTGGGAAGAATTGTTATTGCATTGCTAGTGGCCAGGTGAAGGAGCGTGGAAAATCTATGAGGAGTGATATACGACTAGAAACGTATTTGGAGAGCTTAGTGTTATTGCACAAATAA
- the LOC141615949 gene encoding histone-lysine N-methyltransferase, H3 lysine-9 specific SUVH4-like, with protein MTNTEVKKVESGLRRSERTRISQVSYNEKVMQSTPAKRPKIKQKHSTGLPVVSKEMAKSLLGESVEMAKSHLGESSTVSKEMDRSLLEKSTVSVDMVKSLSQESTEEGAGSMGIGNQPPEVDVGVSSEKSDHLKVKETLRAFNNYYLHCIQEEEKRCKKTAEEKKKSGEPIKSSFSRPDLKAATKMRDANKILYREKQIGSIPGVDVGHQFFSRAEMVAVGFHSHWLSGIDTIGEGRIKEDYRKYKLLPLAVSIVMSGQYEDDLDNSEDVIYTGQGGNDLNGNKKQVADQKMTGGNLALKNSMLQGLPVRLIRGHPSKSSYVGKVYTYDGLYKVDKYWADKGLAGFTVYKFSLKRLGGQPELTTTQVQFIRGRVPDTIANLRGLVCKDISGGLEKIPIPATNEFDDSPVPTTGFEYCKSLGFEYCKSIKVSGNLKIPAPKAGCHCVGGCVDPKVCACAKLNGSDFPYVKRDGGRLVEAKDVVFECGPNCGCGPACVNRTSQQGLRFRFEVFRTLHKGWGVRSWDYIPAGSPICEYIGVLKRSDEANSVLDNMFIFDIDCLQTIKGLEGRERRLRDVSIPSEVLSDKVEDGTAEFCIDAVSTGNFARFINHSCEPNLFIQCILSSHHDLNLARVMLFAADNIPPLQELSYDYGYALDSVIGPDGKIKQMACYCGAAGCRKRLF; from the exons ATGACGAACACAGAAGTGAAGAAAGTGGAGAGTGGGCTCAGGAGAAGTGAGCGTACGCGAATTAGCCAAGTATCTTACAATGAAAAAGTAATGCAGTCGACGCCTGCAAAGAGGCCAAAGATCAAACAGAAACACTCAACAGGGTTGCCTGTAGTTTCCAAGGAGATGGCTAAGAGCCTTCTTGGAGAGTCCGTAGAGATGGCTAAGAGCCATCTTGGGGAGTCATCCACAGTTTCCAAGGAGATGGataggagtcttcttgagaagtCCACAGTTTCCGTGGATATGGTTAAGAGCCTTTCCCAGGAGTCTACGGAGGAAGGAGCTGGTTCAATGGGGATAGGGAATCAGCCACCTGAAGTTGATGTCGGGGTTTCTTCGGAGAAGAGTGATCATTTGAAGGTGAAGGAGACTCTTAGAGCATTTAACAATTACTATTTGCATTGCATCCAG GAGGAAGAGAAGAGATGCAAAAAAACGGCAGAAGAGAAAAAG AAGTCCGGAGAACCTATTAAATCGTCTTTTAGCCGTCCGGACTTAAAGGCTGCGACAAAG ATGCGTGATGCCAACAAAATTCTGTATCGTGAAAAACAGATCGGTTCCATTCCTG GTGTTGATGTCGGGCACCAATTTTTCTCTAGAGCTGAAATGGTGGCCGTAGGTTTTCATAGCCATTGGCTGAGTGGTATTGACACCATAGGCGAGGGGCGTATCAAAGAG GACTACAGAAAATATAAACTACTTCCACTCGCTGTGTCCATAGTAATGTCTGGGCAATATGAAGATGACCTTGATAACTCGGAAGATGTTATCTATACGGGTCAAGGGGGGAACGACTTAAACGGTAACAAGAAGCAGGTTGCTGATCAGAAAATGACAGGGGGTAATTTAGCCCTTAAG AATAGTATGTTGCAAGGTCTGCCTGTTCGATTAATCAGAGGTCATCCCTCAAAAAGCTCTTATGTGGGAAAAGTCTACACATATGATGGCCTCTATAAG GTAGACAAGTACTGGGCAGATAAAGGTCTCGCGGGATTCACTGTTTACAAGTTCAGTTTGAAACGGCTTGGGGGACAGCCAGAGTTGACAACTACACAG GTTCAATTCATCAGAGGCCGGGTTCCAGATACTATTGCTAATCTGCGAGG ACTAGTCTGTAAGGATATCTCTGGGGGCCTGGAGAAGATTCCCATTCCAGCAACAAATGAATTCGATGATTCACCTGTACCAACCACAG GCTTCGAGTACTGCAAATCATTAGGCTTCGAGTACTGCAAATCTATTAAAGTTTCTGGCAATCTGAAGATCCCTGCTCCAAAAGCTGGCTGTCATTGTGTGGGAGGTTGCGTGGATCCGAAAGTTTGTGCTTGTGCTAAGCTGAATGGTTCTGACTTTCCATATGTTAAGCGAGATGGTGGCAG ACTCGTAGAAGCAAAGGATGTAGTTTTCGAGTGTGGCCCAAACTGTGGTTGTGGACCTGCTTGTGTTAATCGTACTTCCCAACAGGGATTAAGATTCCGCTTTGAG GTTTTCCGTACACTGCACAAGGGTTGGGGTGTGAGATCTTGGGATTACATCCCAGCCGGTTCACCAATATGCGAATACATTGGAGTTTTGAAAAGATCAGATGAGGCAAACAGTGTATTGGATAATATGTTCATCTTCGACATTGATTGCCTGCAGACTATAAAGGGTCTCGAGGGCAGAGAG AGAAGGTTAAGAGATGTGTCTATTCCTTCTGAAGTTTTATCGGACAAGGTTGAAGATGGTACAGCGGAATTTTGCATCGATGCTGTATCGACTGGAAATTTTGCTAGGTTCATAAACCACAGTTGTGAGCCAAACCTGTTCATCCAATGTATTCTGAGCTCTCATCATGACCTTAATTTAGCGAGGGTGATGCTTTTCGCTGCAGATAATATTCCCCCACTACAG GAGCTATCCTATGACTATGGATATGCACTTGACAGTGTTATCGGACCCGATGGCAAGATTAAGCAAATGGCTTGTTATTGTGGTGCTGCTGGCTGCAGGAAGAGGCTCTTTTAA
- the LOC141590504 gene encoding putative F-box only protein 11 gives MSKKKTKTSFKYLPIEIWTLILAMMPSKTLLRFRSVCKPWCSIIDDPNFVHLHLQLSNMNNNTKKKLFVAFEGGGKKCSITIRRADTFRKTGHNLTSSDYYDSSVSCNGLLLMWIYVDGKKELRLWNPSIRKSLLIPPYPIPSHLCHKSTTAFVFGFAPSTKEHKILALTLDKTKGTHPKDMFFAVYTLSDQRWTVRKNGFNVEPSLFGGIFWSYFYPSNTVFFQGTVHCIGSDLYKDNKDYLISLDFDLEKFTFLELPYFSGGIFDTKRFLLRYQLDTETILAFSLIINVYLYNLREHTKLGLAYSQAHNNIRT, from the coding sequence ATGAGCAAAAAGAAGACGAAAACTTCATTCAAGTATTTACCCATAGAAATATGGACTCTGATTTTGGCAATGATGCCGAGTAAAACCCTGTTACGATTCAGGTCCGTCTGTAAACCTTGGTGCTCTATAATCGATGAccctaattttgttcacttacaTCTTCAACTCTCCAACATGAATAACAATACTAAGAAAAAATTATTCGTAGCCTTTGAAGGTGGTGGAAAAAAATGTTCAATCACAATTCGTAGAGCTGATACTTTCAGGAAAACTGGTCACAATTTAACGAGTTCAGACTATTACGATTCTTCAGTGAGTTGTAATGGGTTACTTTTAATGTGGATATATGTTGATGGAAAGAAAGAATTGAGATTGTGGAACCCTAGTATTAGAAAATCATTGCTAATTCCCCCTTACCCAATTCCTTCCCATTTGTGCCATAAAAGTACGACTGCATTTGTGTTTGGATTCGCCCCTTCGACTAAGGAGCATAAAATTCTCGCTCTCACACTTGATAAAACTAAGGGTACTCACCCAAAAGATATGTTTTTTGCGGTTTATACACTCAGTGATCAACGATGGACTGTCAGAAAAAATGGTTTCAATGTCGAGCCCTCGTTGTTTGGGGGTATATTTTGGTCATATTTTTATCCGTCAAATACTGTTTTCTTTCAAGGGACGGTACACTGTATAGGAAGTGATTTATACAAGGATAATAAAGACTATCTTATTTCGCTTGACTTTGATTTGGAAAAGTTCACCTTTTTGGAGCTTCCATATTTCTCTGGTGGCATATTTGATACAAAGAGGTTTCTGCTAAGATATCAATTAGATACGGAAACAATTCTTGCCTTCTCATTAATCATAAACGTGTATTTATACAACTTACGAGAACATACGAAACTAGGGTTGGCTTATAGCCAAGCCCATAACAATATACGAACATAA
- the LOC141590515 gene encoding F-box/kelch-repeat protein At3g06240-like, protein MVNKKKRTTSIKYLPLEIWTQILARMPSKTLLRFRCVCKPWCSVIDDGDFIYLHLQLSNMNNNSKNKLFVAFDIARWGRRRKGGDLMTIRRADNLRKTGHNLMSSSGTDDFPQSHDIGLSCNGLILMWQLIDNKPKKLRLWNPSIRKSLLIPPCPIPSNLHHRTEFVFGFAPSTKEHKILAITFDENPNTQPKDMFFAVYTLSDQQWTVRNNGLINVERSCLELICWSYYNSSNNVFFQGAVHSIGNDYRNNKNYLISLDFDLEKFTFLELPDSSSDDKSYTSRFLFILGESLAVFSISHKYTKIWVLEHEGGKRVWTLRFSRSSTRDGRELFNGNQHSRAFYYESDDYGGCLLIGKSFYHIASGMVKERAKSMGSDVRLETYLESLVLLHK, encoded by the coding sequence ATGGTGAACAAAAAGAAGAGGACAACTTCAATCAAGTACTTACCTCTAGAAATATGGACTCAGATTTTGGCAAGAATGCCGAGTAAAACCCTGTTACGATTCAGGTGCGTATGTAAACCTTGGTGCTCTGTCATCGATGACGGTGATTTTATTTACTTGCATCTTCAACTCAGCAACATGAATAACAATTCTAAAAATAAATTATTCGTAGCCTTTGATATTGCGAGATGGGGTCGTCGTCGAAAAGGAGGAGATTTGATGACAATTCGTAGAGCTGATAATCTCAGGAAAACTGGTCACAATTTAATGAGTTCATCAGGAACTGACGATTTTCCACAGAGTCATGATATTGGGTTGAGTTGTAATGGATTAATTTTAATGTGGCAACTTATTGATAATAAACCAAAAAAATTGAGATTGTGGAACCCTAGTATTAGAAAATCATTGCTAATTCCTCCTTGCCCAATTCCTTCTAATTTGCATCATAGGACTGAATTTGTGTTTGGATTCGCTCCGTCGACTAAGGAGCATAAAATCCTCGCTATCACATTTGATGAAAACCCGAATACTCAGCCAAAAGACATGTTTTTTGCGGTTTATACACTCAGTGATCAACAATGGACTGTCCGAAATAATGGCCTCATCAATGTCGAGAGATCGTGCTTGGAACTTATATGTTGGTCATATTATAATTCGtcaaataatgttttctttcaAGGGGCGGTACACTCTATAGGAAATGATTACAGAAATAATAAAAACTATCTTATTTCTCTCGACTTTGATTTGGAAAAGTTTACCTTTTTGGAGCTTCCAGATTCCTCCTCGgacgacaaaagttatacaagtcGGTTTCTATTTATTCTTGGGGAATCGTTAGCAGTTTTCAGTATTTCTCATAAATATACCAAAATATGGGTGCTTGAACATGAAGGTGGAAAGAGGGTGTGGACTCTACGGTTTTCAAGATCTTCAACTCGTGATGGACGTGAGTTATTCAATGGGAACCAGCATTCGAGGGCATTCTATTACGAGAGTGATGATTATGGCGGCTGTTTGCTTATTGGGAAGAGTTTTTATCACATTGCTAGTGGCATGGTTAAGGAGCGTGCAAAATCTATGGGGAGTGATGTACGACTGGAAACGTATTTGGAGAGCTTAGTGTTATTGCACAAATAA